Within the Thalassotalea ponticola genome, the region AGGTTATTTACCAAAACAACCGTTGGAAACGCTACCAGGTAGTATCCCCAGCTTAAGTCATTTACCCATTGGCTGTCGGCTCGGACCGAGATGTCCCAATGCGCAGAAAAAGTGCGTCAAAGCACCGAGCTTAAAGTCGTACAAAGGTCACCAAGTCAGTTGCCATTTTCCATACACAGGTAAACAACCATGAGCAACCTACTTGAAGTCAAAAATCTTAGTAAACAATACAAAGTTAAGACTGGTTGGTTCAAGCGTGATAAGAAAACCGTTTTAGAGCCTCTATCGTTTTCGTTAGATAGCAATGAAACGCTGGCCATTGCAGGCGAAATTGGCTCGGGTAAGTCGACCTTAGCGAAATTATTGGTTGGCGCGGCAAGACCGACAACCGGCGACATTTTTCTCAATGGGCAGCTGCTTGAAACTGGCAATTTTAAACAGCGTTGCCAACATGTGCGGATGATCTTTCAAAATGCCGGATCAACATTGAACCCAAGCTTAACGATCCGCCAACAATTAGAAGAGCCTTTAAAACTCAATACCAAATGGGATGAAGCGGAACGACTTGAGGTGATCAGTTCAACCCTAGAAAAAGTAGGTTTGTTAGCTGACCATATGCACTTTTACCCACACATGTTCTCAGGTGGCCAAAAACAGCGTATATCGCTTGCTAGGGCGATTATTTTACAACCTCAAGTCGTTATTCTTGATGAAGCGTTAACTGCGCTGGATTTGTCGCTGAGAGCGCAGCTAATTAACTTGCTGCTAGAGCTGCAACAGGCGATGGGCTTAACGTATATTCTGATATCTCATGATCTTGATGTTATTCAACATTTTAGCGATAAAATTATGATTTTACGCAAAGGTAAAGTAGTTGAATATGGCACCACTGCTGAGGTACTGGCCAACCCCAAAAACTCCTTTACCCGAAACTTGATGCAAGCTCAGCGCAAAGGGCCGTCTAAAAAATCTAAAAAACACTCGCATTAAACAAGGTGAGTTCCGCTCCCTAGTTAGCGAGTTTAACCTTATTGGTTGCTGCTCTTACTCGGCACTAAATAAGATATTTTATTAGCGCCTGACATAAGCCAACGCTTTAGTCCGGGCTCCACGCGCTTTGATATCAAATGGGCCAGTCCATGATAAAACCAACCGAGATTATCGGTAATACACGGTTTAATGACAGGCTAAATTAGCGGGTATTGCTCAATCGCTGGTGTGGCAAAAAAAGGGGTGCATCGCTAATAACTACAGAAACCAATATGATTTCTATTTACCAGCAACAAGTACAGCCGTTGATGCAGCTTAGCATCGCAGCAATGGCAGTTATCGAAAAATCAAAAAAGGACCCACAAACGAGGTCCTTTTTTATTTTATTTACGCTTGCTACAAGCTGCGTTGACGCGGTTTACAGCAGGCGATTATTCAGCGCCTTCGTTGTGTAAATCGAGAATCGAATCGGCTTCTTTATCCGATTTTTCTTTACTCTCGTTATTTCTCAATGCATCGAGTTGTACAAGGTATTCGTTATCAATATCGTTGGTAATATATTGACCGTCAAATACTGAGGTCTCGAAGGTTTTGATATCAGGATTTGCTTTGCCTACCGAACTGATTAGATCAGGTAAATCTTGATAAATGAGTTTATCGGCGCCAATTAGTTCACAAATATCTTCTAACTCGCGGCCGTGAGCAATAAGCTCTGTGGCGCTCGGCATGTCAATACCGTATACGTTAGGGAAACGAACTTCTGGTGCCGCCGATGCAAAATAGACTTTCTTGGCGCCGGCTTGTCGGGCCATTTCAATAATTTGTCCAGACGTTGTTCCGCGAACAATAGAGTCGTCAACAAGCAATACATTCTTGCCCTTAAACTCTTGGTGAATTGCGTTTAACTTGCGACGCACAGACTTCTTGCGCTCGGCTTGGCCCGGCATAATGAACGTTCGGCCAACGTAGCGGTTTTTAACAAAACCTTGGCGGTATGGCAATTCGAGTTCATGTGCTATTTGCAGCGCTATATCACATGACGTTTCAGGAATTGGAATAACAACATCAATATCGAGGTCATCCCATTGACGAGCAATTTTCTTACCCAAAGCGACGCCCATTTCAACCCGACTTGCGTATACTGACATCTTGTCAATGGTCGAATCAGGACGAGCAAAATAGACAAATTCAAAAATACACGGGTTGTAACTTGGATTTTCTGCACATTGGAACGAATGCAATTGTCCTTGTTCGGTAATGTAAATTGCTTCACCAGGTGCGACATCGCGAATGAATTCAAAATCACACGCATCAAGGGCTACCGACTCTGAGGCGACCATGTACTCTGTGCCCTGTTCAGTCTCACGCTTGCCAAATACCAACGGACGAATGCCATTTGGATCTCGAAATGCAACCATACCATGGCCAACAATCAACGCCACACTCGCGTAAGCGCCACGTACCAGTTTGTGAACTTTGGCAACGGCAGTAAAAATATCTTCAGGGGTTAACTGCAGATTGTCACTTTGACTTAATTGATGGGCAAACACATTCAATAACAGCTCTGAATCAGAGGTGGTATTTACGTGGCGGCGCGCTTCTTTAAACAACCAAGAGGCCAATTCGTCGGCATTGGTTAAGTTACCATTGTGCGCTAGAGAAATACCAAATGGAGAGTTAGAGAAAAACGGTTGAGCTTCTGATGAGCTCGAGGTACCCGCTGTAGGGTAGCGAACATGGCCGATGCCAATATTGCCTTGTAGACGCAGCATATGACGCGTATGGAAAACGTCCTTTACCAAGCCATTGGCTTTTCTAAGACGAAATTTGTTGTCACTGATAGTAACAATACCAGCAGCGTCTTGGCCGCGGTGTTGAATAACTGTTAAACCATCATATAAAGCTTGGCCTACCGGTGACGTACCTACGATGCCAACTATACCACACATGAATTTTCTCTCCGCAAGAATACCCGTTTAGCTTAGAAAGCTTGAAGAGTTTTTCAAATATTCAAAAAACCATTCAATTACAACTCTAAACTCCGGAATTAATAGCGCTTGCTGCCACCAAACGGTTGTCGGAGCTGGCGTAAAGGCATCCATAAAAAATAGTATTGCACTGACAATCAGTGCGCCACGTAATGCGCCAAATGCCAACCCCAGTACTCGGTCGGTACCAGACAGCCCTGTTTTTGAAACGAGTTGCCCGATTAAATAGTTAATCAAAGCACCAAATACTAAGGTCACTACAAACAATATCGCTATTGATGCGGCATTTCTTAACATCGTATCGTTAATATTGGTTAAATACGCTGATAATTCTTGATAAAACGTACTGGCGACAAAAAACGCACAGATCCAAATTGCAAGAGATACAGCTTCTTTAACGAAACCACGTACTAAACTGATTAAGGTTGAAATGCCTATTATGGTTAAAATAGCGTAGTCAATCCAAACCATCATTTGTGTTCCCTATTTTATGGCGCGCATTCTAACAGAATCGACGTCCTAGTTACTACTGATTTATTATTTTTATCTGCACTTGTAAGGAGTGTTTTGCTCGAGCCTTTTAGTTGCTAATTGGCTCAAATTTAGCCAGTTTACCTTGAACACCGGTAAGTGCTTTTAATTTACCAATTTTTGCTTCGAGCGATTTGGAATTTAGCTCTGGACCGATAAACACTTTGGTCAAATTTCCCGCTTTGGTTTTGATCGGGCGAGTGAAGGCGGTATAGCCTGCTTGCTTTAGTTTAGACATCAGGGTATTGACATTGTTTTTGTTGGCAAAGCTGCCAAGCTGAATCACGTACGCCTGAGCGGATTGGCTAGCATTGCTCACAGCCGAGGTCACTTCTGATGCCATCGCAACGTTCTGAGCGCCAAACGCGGTGGCAGTGGTCACAGTACTCGTGGTCGCTGTCGTCTTGGGCTCAGTCTCTGGCACATCGCTTTGCTTGTTCTGTTTGTTCGCTTGCTCTGTAATCGCTGCCGACTTTGCCACAACTTCAACCTGTTCACCCTGCTCTGTAGCAACGCTTTTCTCGACAGAAGTGAGTTGGTCATCCGCCGGCTCATCGGTACTCAACGTCTCAGGCTTATTCAGCTCTGCCGCAAAATCTTGATGATCAAAATCTTTAATTTCAAGTGCGTTGACCGCACCGCTATGAGTAGGTATCGACTCAAACTGTGCTTGATAAGCCTTTTTTTCGCCGTCAAAAAAACTGGGTAAGAAAATGACCGCGGCGGCGGCAACAATAACCGTTCCAACTAAGCGATTTTGCAAAGGTGTAGACAAGATGACTCCTTAAGTATCCAACAAAGGCAAGTTTTTATTAATTTCGGCCACCGTGAAAAAGGATCCAAAAATTAGAACCATATCGTTTTTACGAGCGTCTTTTAAAGCCATTTTAAAGGCATCTTTGACATTGTCAAAGCTATTCACTAACTGACTGTCTTGAGTTAACACGGCAGACAGTCGCTGAGCACTTTCACCCCGAGCTCCAGGTAGCGAAGCAACGTACCATTGATCTACTTCACTGTACATAGCTTTTAAGGTGTTTTCGATATCCTTATCTTTGAGCATGGCCGTCACCGCCAGCACTCGCGCCTGTCGGTTGGCATGCACAAATGAGGCTAAATAGCGCGCAGCATGAGGATTATGAGCAACATCAACGATGACGTGTGGTGCCTTGCTCAGTGTTTGTAGTCGGCCTTCGAGTTGGCACTCACTCAGCCACTGATTTACCTTGTCGATGTCAAATCCGACATTGAGTAAGGTTAATACCTGCAGTGCAGTAGCCACGTTATCTCGTGGAATTTTGGCCATGCCAAGACCTGACAGCGTCTGCGTGCTACTCACCCAAGTCCACGGTTGCTGCAACGATTGTCCGACAATATCAAAATCAATGCCGCGTAGATAACAACGGGCATTGATCGACGCTGCGAACTGCCGAACACTTTCTGGGCAATTGCCGTCGCCGATGACCAAAGGCGTATCGGCACGGGCGATACCGGCTTTTTCATAGCCAATGGCATCACGTGTATCACCGAGAAACGCTTGATGGTCAAGGTCAATACTGGTGATCACAGCAATATCGGCATCAATGATGTTAGTAGCATCTAAACGCCCACCCAAGCCAACTTCCAATAAGATATAATCGGGTCGTTGTTGCTGACAAATCATTAACGCCGCTAACGTTGTATATTCGTAATAGGTTAATGAAATATCACCGCGCGTAGCCTCTATCGTCTTAAACGCGTCAATAAGCGGTGCATCGTCAACCAAGGATTTGTTTATGCGCAAGCGTTCGTTAAATCGCTCAATATGGGGGGAACTGTAAACCGCCACGCTGTGACCGATGTCGAGCAGAGCGTGTTCTAAGAAGGCGCACGTGGTGCCTTTGCCATTGGTGCCTGAGACGGTGATAACGTTCGATTTAGACAAGTCAATTTGGAGCTTGCTTGCCACCTTTGATATTCTGTCCAAGCCCATATCAATCTCAGTGCTATGGATAGACTCCAAATAAAAAAGCCATTCATCTAGGGTGACCAAGGATGAATGACTATTTTGATTATTCATAGTGAATTCTTAAATGCTCGGTTCTGGGTGTCCCATAAATTTAGCAATTTGTCTGGCTAAGGTCGAGCGCATTTGTCGACGATCGACGATCATGTCAATCGCACCATGCTCAAGTAAGAACTCTGAACGCTGAAATCCTTCAGGTAACTTTTCCCGTACCGTTTGCTCGATAACTCGAGGACCAGCAAAGCCAATTAATGCCTTTGGTTCGCCGACGTTGATATCGCCTAACATCGCTAAACTCGCCGATACACCGCCCATCGTCGGGTCGGTTAATACCGAAATAAACGGCAAACCACGCTCACTCATTTTCGCTAACGCAGCACTGGTTTTGGCCATTTGCATCAGTGACATTAGCGCTTCTTGCATGCGTGCGCCACCACTTGCCGAAAAGCACACAAGTGGCAAGTTGTGTTCTAGACAATGCTCAGCTGCTTTGACAAATCGAGCACCAACCACAGATGCCATTGAACCACCTAAGAACGAGAACTCAAAAGCGACTGCGACGATCGGCATGCCAGCTAATTCACCGCGCATAGCGACCAACGCGTCTTTTTCACCGGTGGCTTTTTGGGCAGCTGCAATGCGATCTTTGTAGCGTTTCGAATCTTTGAATTTGAGCTTATCTTGTGGTTCTAGCTCGCCGCCGATTTCCGTTCTTTCACCTTGATCTAAAAACGAGTCAAGGCGCTTTCTTGCAGACAAGCGCATATGATGATCACATTTTGGACAAACGCCGATCAAACGCTCGAGTTCTGCTTTATACAAAACCGCACTACACGACGTACACTTCGTCCAAACGCCTTCTGGAATATTGCGCTTACTCGACGATGATTGTTTCGGTTTTGGGAGAATCTTTTCAATCCAGCTCATAGTTTTGCTATACCTACGTTATTGGTAATAGGTGACCGCTCAGCTTTAGGCCATCACCTTCTTTAGTTATTCGGTAAATTTATAGCATTGTAAACAGACACACTATAAATGTAAAAATTAGCGTCAATTTAACCACATTTCACTAGACCATTTACAGCAAAAACTGGTCTGTTTTGTCGATGTTTTCCACCTATCGATGCCAATTTGTCTATTTTCGCTACATCATTATTGGCTAAACAGTTAAGAACAATGGCCCTGGTTCGGGTTTGGGGATGTTAAACTGCTCTGGGTAATCAACGTCAACAAAATAAAGTCCCCCGGCAGGCGCTGTCATGCCCGCTTGACAGCGATCGCGTACCGCCAGCACTTTTGCAATCCAATCAACGGGTTCCAAACGTCGCCCTACCCGCATTAAGCTGCCGACGATATTGCGTACCATGTGATGTAAGAACGCATTGGCCTTTATATCGACAATTACATACGGTCCGACTCGGCTGACATTGCAATGTAACACGGTGCGCAATGGCGAGTTAGCTTGGCAATGCACGGTGCGATATGAGGTAAAGTCGTGGGTACCAACCAAGTGCTGAGCAGCTTGATGCATAAGCGTTTCATCAAGTGGGTAATAGCAGAAGCTCAAGCCTTTGTGGAATATCGCCGGGCGATAAGGGCCGTTGTAGATAATGTATTTATATCGACGCGCGGTGGCACTAAATCGGGCGTGAAAATCATCGTCAACTTGCTTGCCCCACTTAACCACGATGTCTTTAGGTAGCTTGCTATTGACCCCTAAAGTCCAACCTCGCTCTTGGCGATCGACCGGTGAATCAAAATGGACCACCTGCCCAGTGCCGTGTACACCGGTGTCGGTACGTCCTGCACAAATCACTTCGGTAGGTTGATTAACAACTTTAGAGACTGCTTGCTCTAACTCTTGTTGGACACTGTTGACATGGTTTTGGCGTTGCCATCCACAGTAGTTGCTACCATCATACTCAATGCCTAATGCAAAACGCATAGAAATTCCTCTGTAAAATAAACGCGCGTACTATAGCAAGTAAGTTTATCAAATACCATTTGTCTGCTTGTATACGCGTTGGCCGTGTTGCCGATCAGGTAATTTAGTATAGAGCAAGGTAAGGCGACTGTTTCAAAGCGGGCTGAGGGGGTAAAAAAAATGCCAGCGTTCGCTGGCATTTTTCAATGGTTTACTTAATCGAATATAGCAACTGTTGGGCTTGTTGTTGCTGCGCCGAGTTACCGAGCTTCATCACACTCTTTAGAATTACCGCCGCATTATCTAAATCGCCAATATCGATATATACCTGAGCGAGGTCTAACTTGGCATTGACGCCGTGTCGGTCATCGTCAACATCTATGTTATTAACATTGCCGGTAAATTCTTCAAATTCGTCAAGACCGACGTTGATATCGTATGCGGCAAGTTCTGAATCATCCAATTCTTCGGCTTGTTGCGACTCTTGTAGCAATTGCTCTACCGGTACGTATTGCTGTTCATCGCGCTTATCAGCTTGAACTGATGGTTTAACCGCTGCAGATTCAACTGTTTGCTTTGTCGATACTGAATCAGCAGCTCGAGTTTGCTTAGGCTGAGGCGTTGTGGCCGCTGGTTGCGACGATATGTCGGCCAGTAATTGATCGAACTCGACTTCGTCATAGTTGTTAATTTCATTGTCTGGCGCCATAGCATCACTCGCATCCGAACTGTCGTCATGCTGAGGTTGTTTGGCTGAGCGAAGTTGTGCCGGCTTAGATTCTTGGTCAAGCATCTCATCAATAATGTGCTCAATGTCTAAATCAGCTTCATCGGGTAACTCAATGTCATCACTCGCCAATTTATCCAGATCAGCAGACTTGCTATCGCCAGCCTCTGCCACACTCGGTTCGATTACCGCATCATCTGCTGTTTGTGCGGTTTCTGTCAACTCTCTGTCACTGGTCTCGTTTGCGCGCATAGGTGCATAGTTTGTCTCGGTTTTCGCTTGTGGCAGCGTCGATGTCGACGGTTCATTAACCACATCGTTAGTCGCATCATTATCCGAGGGTACTGCCGAAATTGGTTGCTGCTTCACCGGTTTGGCCACTGGCTTAGTGATACTGGGAACCTTACTTGACGTGGTTATAGCTAACTGATTAGCGACACCTGATTCATTTTTTTGCGGCGCGAAATTAAGAAGAACAAAACACCAACTAGCACCAATAAAATTAAGTTACTCGACCAGATAACCATTGGGTTAGAGAAAAAGCCTTGCTTTTGCTCCGCCAATTTTCTTTGCTCGGCCAATAATTGTTGCTCACGGCGCTTGGTTTGCTCTAACAGCTTCTGCTGCTCCGCTAACTTGCGATCCATCAGCTCTTGCATTTCACTTGCTTTGGCCACTTCGTATTGCAAATACGACAGCTGATCGTCAACCGCACTCAAACTGCTCTTAAGCTCTTCATTTTCTGACGCTAAAGTCGTTTCGTCGATATTGGATTGGGCTACTGAAGGTTCCGGTTGTGTGCTGGGCTGTTGCTCTTCACTTGCGGTTTGTTCCGCATCCGCCGCACTGAGGTCCTGATTATCAGTTTCGCTTTCACTAACTTGGCTGCCTTTTGCCTCATCAGCTTTTGCTTTTTGCTCATTGGCTAAAATCGAATCGCGAAGATCAATATCACCCGATACAGGCAGAGCTTCTGAGTTAGCTAATTGACCATTGCTAACACTGGTCTCTAACGGCTCAGCCGTTACAGTGTCAGGCGTCGACGGCGATTGTTGTGTCGCAACGACATCCGATCTCACTGGCGTCTCACCTGCGTCTGTAACTTGTGGTGTTTGCTTGTTTTTCTCACCGTAAGGATAAGGTGCCACTTGGCGAATTTCAGCGATTGACGGTATGCGTAAATACTGTCCCTCAATCATGGTGTTGATATCGTTGCGCAAAAACGCTTTGGGGTTTGCGTTAAACAATGCCATCATCACTTGATAATTTGACACCGAGGTATCAGGTCTGTGGGCAACAGCGATCTTCCACAGCGTATCGGTCTTTAAAATGGGTCCGTAAACATCAGCTTTTTGCTCAGCACTAGATGATGCGATTGTTGAAGTGACAGGGGTACCATTAACTGCATCATTAGCCAATACAGCATTGGCAAACATAATAGCTAGTACAGCAGGTATTTTACAACGACGTACGTAACCTGAGTTATTATTATTGGCTACCATGAATGTGATCCTTCCTTACTCGGCAGTGTTTTTATATTCGGGGTTTACACAGATACTTAAAAGAGCTCATAATTTTGA harbors:
- a CDS encoding ATP-binding cassette domain-containing protein yields the protein MSNLLEVKNLSKQYKVKTGWFKRDKKTVLEPLSFSLDSNETLAIAGEIGSGKSTLAKLLVGAARPTTGDIFLNGQLLETGNFKQRCQHVRMIFQNAGSTLNPSLTIRQQLEEPLKLNTKWDEAERLEVISSTLEKVGLLADHMHFYPHMFSGGQKQRISLARAIILQPQVVILDEALTALDLSLRAQLINLLLELQQAMGLTYILISHDLDVIQHFSDKIMILRKGKVVEYGTTAEVLANPKNSFTRNLMQAQRKGPSKKSKKHSH
- the purF gene encoding amidophosphoribosyltransferase: MCGIVGIVGTSPVGQALYDGLTVIQHRGQDAAGIVTISDNKFRLRKANGLVKDVFHTRHMLRLQGNIGIGHVRYPTAGTSSSSEAQPFFSNSPFGISLAHNGNLTNADELASWLFKEARRHVNTTSDSELLLNVFAHQLSQSDNLQLTPEDIFTAVAKVHKLVRGAYASVALIVGHGMVAFRDPNGIRPLVFGKRETEQGTEYMVASESVALDACDFEFIRDVAPGEAIYITEQGQLHSFQCAENPSYNPCIFEFVYFARPDSTIDKMSVYASRVEMGVALGKKIARQWDDLDIDVVIPIPETSCDIALQIAHELELPYRQGFVKNRYVGRTFIMPGQAERKKSVRRKLNAIHQEFKGKNVLLVDDSIVRGTTSGQIIEMARQAGAKKVYFASAAPEVRFPNVYGIDMPSATELIAHGRELEDICELIGADKLIYQDLPDLISSVGKANPDIKTFETSVFDGQYITNDIDNEYLVQLDALRNNESKEKSDKEADSILDLHNEGAE
- a CDS encoding CvpA family protein, which codes for MVWIDYAILTIIGISTLISLVRGFVKEAVSLAIWICAFFVASTFYQELSAYLTNINDTMLRNAASIAILFVVTLVFGALINYLIGQLVSKTGLSGTDRVLGLAFGALRGALIVSAILFFMDAFTPAPTTVWWQQALLIPEFRVVIEWFFEYLKNSSSFLS
- a CDS encoding SPOR domain-containing protein, with amino-acid sequence MSTPLQNRLVGTVIVAAAAVIFLPSFFDGEKKAYQAQFESIPTHSGAVNALEIKDFDHQDFAAELNKPETLSTDEPADDQLTSVEKSVATEQGEQVEVVAKSAAITEQANKQNKQSDVPETEPKTTATTSTVTTATAFGAQNVAMASEVTSAVSNASQSAQAYVIQLGSFANKNNVNTLMSKLKQAGYTAFTRPIKTKAGNLTKVFIGPELNSKSLEAKIGKLKALTGVQGKLAKFEPISN
- the folC gene encoding bifunctional tetrahydrofolate synthase/dihydrofolate synthase; translated protein: MNNQNSHSSLVTLDEWLFYLESIHSTEIDMGLDRISKVASKLQIDLSKSNVITVSGTNGKGTTCAFLEHALLDIGHSVAVYSSPHIERFNERLRINKSLVDDAPLIDAFKTIEATRGDISLTYYEYTTLAALMICQQQRPDYILLEVGLGGRLDATNIIDADIAVITSIDLDHQAFLGDTRDAIGYEKAGIARADTPLVIGDGNCPESVRQFAASINARCYLRGIDFDIVGQSLQQPWTWVSSTQTLSGLGMAKIPRDNVATALQVLTLLNVGFDIDKVNQWLSECQLEGRLQTLSKAPHVIVDVAHNPHAARYLASFVHANRQARVLAVTAMLKDKDIENTLKAMYSEVDQWYVASLPGARGESAQRLSAVLTQDSQLVNSFDNVKDAFKMALKDARKNDMVLIFGSFFTVAEINKNLPLLDT
- the accD gene encoding acetyl-CoA carboxylase, carboxyltransferase subunit beta — encoded protein: MSWIEKILPKPKQSSSSKRNIPEGVWTKCTSCSAVLYKAELERLIGVCPKCDHHMRLSARKRLDSFLDQGERTEIGGELEPQDKLKFKDSKRYKDRIAAAQKATGEKDALVAMRGELAGMPIVAVAFEFSFLGGSMASVVGARFVKAAEHCLEHNLPLVCFSASGGARMQEALMSLMQMAKTSAALAKMSERGLPFISVLTDPTMGGVSASLAMLGDINVGEPKALIGFAGPRVIEQTVREKLPEGFQRSEFLLEHGAIDMIVDRRQMRSTLARQIAKFMGHPEPSI
- the truA gene encoding tRNA pseudouridine(38-40) synthase TruA — encoded protein: MRFALGIEYDGSNYCGWQRQNHVNSVQQELEQAVSKVVNQPTEVICAGRTDTGVHGTGQVVHFDSPVDRQERGWTLGVNSKLPKDIVVKWGKQVDDDFHARFSATARRYKYIIYNGPYRPAIFHKGLSFCYYPLDETLMHQAAQHLVGTHDFTSYRTVHCQANSPLRTVLHCNVSRVGPYVIVDIKANAFLHHMVRNIVGSLMRVGRRLEPVDWIAKVLAVRDRCQAGMTAPAGGLYFVDVDYPEQFNIPKPEPGPLFLTV
- a CDS encoding FimV/HubP family polar landmark protein; amino-acid sequence: MKQQPISAVPSDNDATNDVVNEPSTSTLPQAKTETNYAPMRANETSDRELTETAQTADDAVIEPSVAEAGDSKSADLDKLASDDIELPDEADLDIEHIIDEMLDQESKPAQLRSAKQPQHDDSSDASDAMAPDNEINNYDEVEFDQLLADISSQPAATTPQPKQTRAADSVSTKQTVESAAVKPSVQADKRDEQQYVPVEQLLQESQQAEELDDSELAAYDINVGLDEFEEFTGNVNNIDVDDDRHGVNAKLDLAQVYIDIGDLDNAAVILKSVMKLGNSAQQQQAQQLLYSIK
- a CDS encoding FimV/HubP family polar landmark protein, which produces MVANNNNSGYVRRCKIPAVLAIMFANAVLANDAVNGTPVTSTIASSSAEQKADVYGPILKTDTLWKIAVAHRPDTSVSNYQVMMALFNANPKAFLRNDINTMIEGQYLRIPSIAEIRQVAPYPYGEKNKQTPQVTDAGETPVRSDVVATQQSPSTPDTVTAEPLETSVSNGQLANSEALPVSGDIDLRDSILANEQKAKADEAKGSQVSESETDNQDLSAADAEQTASEEQQPSTQPEPSVAQSNIDETTLASENEELKSSLSAVDDQLSYLQYEVAKASEMQELMDRKLAEQQKLLEQTKRREQQLLAEQRKLAEQKQGFFSNPMVIWSSNLILLVLVGVLFFLISRRKKMNQVSLIS